The following are encoded together in the Girardinichthys multiradiatus isolate DD_20200921_A chromosome X, DD_fGirMul_XY1, whole genome shotgun sequence genome:
- the LOC124862939 gene encoding vegetative cell wall protein gp1-like isoform X2 — MKVRSHTNSLKPNLVARKPPGPSLPSLRTPSLARSSVRTSGPSPSSVRTPSLAPSSVRTSGPSPSSVRTPSLAPSSVRTSGPSPSSVRTPSLASSSTTPTHICQTVSPEPAACVQQSDAAGDAGPGWLPSEMRKTIPVQDQRWMGNTLFHAGKVRPDFKLWYEPPVPALIYHQVPTPDRFFTHRLLVWMPYHQWKVRVFCQACGKHLTGAGVPPHGPALAPALAPTKAPRKLTRKVLHNTCKKCGQFRIAETGHSQYRGHIYCPSNESMTKELWL, encoded by the exons ATGAAGGTGAGGTCTCATACGAATTCACTGAAGCCCAACTTGGTTGCTCGGAAACCACCGGGCCCCTCTCTGCCCTCTTTGAGGACCCCTAGCCTGGCACGTTCCTCTGTGAGAACCTCTGGCCCCTCtccatcctctgtgaggacccctagcctggcaccttcctctgtgaggacctctggcccctctccatcctctgtgaggacccctagcctggcaccttcctctgtgaggacctctggcccctctccatcctctgtgaggacccctaGCCTGGCTTCTTCATCCACAACACCGACACACATCTGCCAGACAGTTTCACCT GAGCCTGCAGCATGTGTGCAACAGTCAGATGCAGCTGGTGATGCAGGACCTGGCTGGTTGCCGAGTGAGATGAGGAAGACCATTCCTGTACAGGACCAGAGATGGATGGGAAATACCCTCTTTCATGCCGGCAAAGTGCGCCCAGATTTCAAGTTGTGGTATGAGCCTCCTGTACCAGCCCTCATCTACCACCAGGTACCAACACCCGATCGTTTTTTTACCCACCGGCTTCTGGTGTGGATGCCCTATCATCAGTGGAAAGTTAGGGTGTTCTGCCAAGCTTGTGGGAAGCATCTTACGGGGGCTGGTGTTCCACCACATGGTCCTGCTCTGGCTCCTGCTCTGGCTCCCACTAAAGCACCTCGAAAACTGACCCGCAAGGTTTTGCACAATACATGCAAAAAATGTGGGCAGTTTAGAATTGCTGAGACAGGACACAGCCAGTATAGAGGACATATTTACTGTCCCTCCAATGAAAGCATGACAAAGGAGCTTTGGCTATAA
- the LOC124862939 gene encoding vegetative cell wall protein gp1-like isoform X3 codes for MLSIRRTPSLARSSVRTSGPSPSSVRTPSLAPSSVRTSGPSPSSVRTPSLAPSSVRTSGPSPSSVRTPSLASSSTTPTHICQTVSPEEPAACVQQSDAAGDAGPGWLPSEMRKTIPVQDQRWMGNTLFHAGKVRPDFKLWYEPPVPALIYHQVPTPDRFFTHRLLVWMPYHQWKVRVFCQACGKHLTGAGVPPHGPALAPALAPTKAPRKLTRKVLHNTCKKCGQFRIAETGHSQYRGHIYCPSNESMTKELWL; via the exons ATGCTCTCTATCAGAAG GACCCCTAGCCTGGCACGTTCCTCTGTGAGAACCTCTGGCCCCTCtccatcctctgtgaggacccctagcctggcaccttcctctgtgaggacctctggcccctctccatcctctgtgaggacccctagcctggcaccttcctctgtgaggacctctggcccctctccatcctctgtgaggacccctaGCCTGGCTTCTTCATCCACAACACCGACACACATCTGCCAGACAGTTTCACCT GAGGAGCCTGCAGCATGTGTGCAACAGTCAGATGCAGCTGGTGATGCAGGACCTGGCTGGTTGCCGAGTGAGATGAGGAAGACCATTCCTGTACAGGACCAGAGATGGATGGGAAATACCCTCTTTCATGCCGGCAAAGTGCGCCCAGATTTCAAGTTGTGGTATGAGCCTCCTGTACCAGCCCTCATCTACCACCAGGTACCAACACCCGATCGTTTTTTTACCCACCGGCTTCTGGTGTGGATGCCCTATCATCAGTGGAAAGTTAGGGTGTTCTGCCAAGCTTGTGGGAAGCATCTTACGGGGGCTGGTGTTCCACCACATGGTCCTGCTCTGGCTCCTGCTCTGGCTCCCACTAAAGCACCTCGAAAACTGACCCGCAAGGTTTTGCACAATACATGCAAAAAATGTGGGCAGTTTAGAATTGCTGAGACAGGACACAGCCAGTATAGAGGACATATTTACTGTCCCTCCAATGAAAGCATGACAAAGGAGCTTTGGCTATAA
- the LOC124862939 gene encoding vegetative cell wall protein gp1-like isoform X1 has product MKVRSHTNSLKPNLVARKPPGPSLPSLRTPSLARSSVRTSGPSPSSVRTPSLAPSSVRTSGPSPSSVRTPSLAPSSVRTSGPSPSSVRTPSLASSSTTPTHICQTVSPEEPAACVQQSDAAGDAGPGWLPSEMRKTIPVQDQRWMGNTLFHAGKVRPDFKLWYEPPVPALIYHQVPTPDRFFTHRLLVWMPYHQWKVRVFCQACGKHLTGAGVPPHGPALAPALAPTKAPRKLTRKVLHNTCKKCGQFRIAETGHSQYRGHIYCPSNESMTKELWL; this is encoded by the exons ATGAAGGTGAGGTCTCATACGAATTCACTGAAGCCCAACTTGGTTGCTCGGAAACCACCGGGCCCCTCTCTGCCCTCTTTGAGGACCCCTAGCCTGGCACGTTCCTCTGTGAGAACCTCTGGCCCCTCtccatcctctgtgaggacccctagcctggcaccttcctctgtgaggacctctggcccctctccatcctctgtgaggacccctagcctggcaccttcctctgtgaggacctctggcccctctccatcctctgtgaggacccctaGCCTGGCTTCTTCATCCACAACACCGACACACATCTGCCAGACAGTTTCACCT GAGGAGCCTGCAGCATGTGTGCAACAGTCAGATGCAGCTGGTGATGCAGGACCTGGCTGGTTGCCGAGTGAGATGAGGAAGACCATTCCTGTACAGGACCAGAGATGGATGGGAAATACCCTCTTTCATGCCGGCAAAGTGCGCCCAGATTTCAAGTTGTGGTATGAGCCTCCTGTACCAGCCCTCATCTACCACCAGGTACCAACACCCGATCGTTTTTTTACCCACCGGCTTCTGGTGTGGATGCCCTATCATCAGTGGAAAGTTAGGGTGTTCTGCCAAGCTTGTGGGAAGCATCTTACGGGGGCTGGTGTTCCACCACATGGTCCTGCTCTGGCTCCTGCTCTGGCTCCCACTAAAGCACCTCGAAAACTGACCCGCAAGGTTTTGCACAATACATGCAAAAAATGTGGGCAGTTTAGAATTGCTGAGACAGGACACAGCCAGTATAGAGGACATATTTACTGTCCCTCCAATGAAAGCATGACAAAGGAGCTTTGGCTATAA